The Rosa rugosa chromosome 1, drRosRugo1.1, whole genome shotgun sequence genomic sequence ATTATTAATTACATGCCCACTTAGAATAAATTCTTcctactttaaaaaaaaaagtgctaaaattacaagaaaaaaaggacaattattattttttggctTTCGTATATCAAGAATTTGATTGGTTTTAGACCAAAGGGAACTCTAACAAAAAATTTAGTTCTTCTTGCCCTCTTCACCACCTTCTTCCAAGTAagccttcttcctcctctccgcCGTGGCAAACAGACAAATCACAAGGTAACACATGGCGTATATCCCGTGCACCTTCCAATTAGTCTTCGGCGGCTGCCGCAGCACCGCCCTGTGAAACACCGACATGTAGTAATGCAGCCCAACCGCGAACCCGAGAAACGTCTGGGCCAGGCCCAACATCTTCGAGCCCAGCCCGGAGTCGGTCGAGAAAACCAGGATCAAGTAcatgatgaggaggaggagatagAGCACGTAGCCGAGAGTCTGCAGAACCTGGAGGCAGATGTAGGTGGACTGCGACGTAGCGTAGAAGAACTTGAGGGGCTCGAGGCCAGTGACCAAGGAAGAGAGGCAGAGGATTGAGAAGTAGATGGAGAGGTAgacttggatgaagatgaggagcTTTTGGAGGGAAAAGTAGGCTTTGATTCGGTTGAAGAGGAGAGAGACTAGGAGCAATGGAATAAGTAGGAATGCGCAGGAGACTATGGAAGCGATGGTGGGGGCGTATTTGTTTCCGACGAGTGGTTTGAACCTGGTGGTCATTTGCTTGTTGGCTTGGGTGAGGTAGATTTTTGATGTGGTTGAGATTTTTTCCAGGTCTGGGATCAGAGTCTGTTGGAATTGAACGGGTAAGTCTGTGAAGTCGGAGACGAAGTCGGTGTCGTCTTCTTGTTCGATCCAGCTGGGTTGGACTGGTTTCTTGGTGGGTTTTTGTGGGGTgggggttttctgtgttttttgGATTGGTTTGGGAGTTTGAGGTTGTTTTGTGGTGGTGGGTTTGGTTGTTTTGTTCTTGGGGGAGGTTAGTTTGGCTAGATCTGAGGTCTTCTTGGATGATAGTGAAGTGGGTTTGGTGGAGTTTGAGGGTTTGGAAGTGGAATTGAGCTTCTTGAGGCCAATCTTGATACTgggtggtgatgatgatgatgatgatgatgacttggtTGAATTGGTGCTTGGTTTGATGAGCTTGGTTTGGTTCTTGGATGATAGGTTGGGTTTAAGTGGCTTGAGCAgcttggtttggtttttggagGATGATGAAGTGGGTTTGATAAgcttggtttggtttttggagGATTGGGGAGTTGAGGTGGTGGTTTTGGTCTTGATCTTCTTAGGCTGGACTTCTTCATCTAATTCCAACATTTTCCTTGAAGCCAAAAACTGCGATGCGCTCTGAATTCGAGGCAGTTTCTCATCTTCTTCTGCGGCACAAAGGAGCAGAGTAGAAGAAAAGAGGAACACAACAAGAGAAACTAGCAAAAGTACCTTTCTGAACTTGAAGTACATGAGTGGAGCCATTTCTTTGCTGAAATCAAGGTCTCTGGGGGATTCAGAGATCTTGGGTTGGATTTGGATCCAGGATtatatacagagagagagagagagagagagagagcagaagtGAACGCAAGTATTGGAATTATATATAGGGCATGGCTAAGTGAGAAAAGAGAGTGAAATAAGGAAGACTTTAATGGCAAGGAGATGAGATGAGGTCAGTCACATGGTGAAAGTCCAACTGTCCAAAGTAGTAGAGATGGAGGGAAAGAGAGACTCAGAGAACTAGAGGAGTGAAGAGCTTTCAGTTCTGTCTCTAATTACGCGGTTTAGCAGGCCCCTTTGTGCTCCACTGTCTGTCTTAATCTGTTGAGTGACTAATTATATAATTAGGCAGCATTGTTTGTCAGTCTAATTTGATTCCTGAAATTATGACTTTTCATTCAATTGTGTTCAGAGATGATTTCAGAGGGTCAATAAGTACAAATGTACAATCAAATTGGTCCATTTTTATGATTATATAAGTTTGTCCTTTGAAAGGTGATGAAGGTTATCAGAAATCATATGAtcctaatcttttttttttttttttgttaatggtAAAGATGTAAGATATGCTAGCTTTGAGTACATTGTTTTGGTCACTCATACAAAGGTTACACAATCAAGACCTAATAGTGAGAATAACATTGCcctagtgtttttttttcttggcgaGAATGTTGAAATTGACTTATAGGTTTTGTAATGTACATGTTAATCAAGAATTAAAATTGTTGAAGATTAAAAGAACAAATCATTTTATCTCATTTTTGGATCAATGTCATTTATGGAGTTTGGAACGTGAGGTCTACGATCTCTAGTTCAAGGCTTGGATTCAAGTTTCAAAATTTGGGTTATCTGGCTAAAAATGTGGAGTTAGGGATCCAAGGCTCAGGGTTTCGAGCCTTGGAATTCAGTGGGCTCAAGTTCAAAGAGCAAGGTCTAGTGTTTGAGTATTTGAGATTTGGGGTATAGGGGTCGCGGCACTAGGTCTTAAGGTCTAGTGTCCAAATGTCAGAGGCAGCATTTTAGCTAAAACTATATAATATTGATTGATACTAAATATTGTAGATTGATTTTTAGTGCTTGTGATCCTTATAAGTTTCGATTTGAGAATTTGAGATGCCTGAATTTTGAATAAGATATATTTAAACAAGTAATAAAAATGATCATGCTTTTTGAAATGGGGATTCTCGTCACTAATTTGACAATATATATTATCTTAGTTTCGGAATAGGAGAATAAGAATACCAATTTTTGAAAGGATAAGATGAATGTCCATTCATTGATTTCATTCCATTAGTTTATCTAGTGTGTACCAAATGTCATATGAATCCACTAAACatcaagttttttatttttatctttccAAGAAGTGTAACATCAAGAGAACTGATTCAAGCTTGTGTGCTAATCAGTAAAAAGTCATCCTCTTACAACAACAATCAATGGTTATAGCACTATTACAATTATTTTTGTGTAGTGATATTACACCAGACAAAGAAAAATCGCCATTATGACATTGTGACAGCTTTTGATTTTCCTACTAGCAATACCCTAAAAAACCCACAACAACAAAATGTACCAAGGTAATCATCGACATGGGCCATTTGACTCTCTGTGTTTCCACTCTGTGTCTCCATAAGCAAGATCTGGGGTAAGACCACTAGTTGAAATAGTTGACTTATTTtgctctcctcctcctctagaTTCAAGGAGCTCTGATTCTCTGATTCCATTGTACTAGTTTATTGGCCTTTGCCTCAATGCTCTCCCATCTGGGTTTCCATGAGAAAACTAATTGATCTCTGTCTTGTAGGGCCCCTGACACAGTGTCCCTGCTGGTGGCCACGTTGTGATCATTGGGAGCCATGGGTCCCGGATGCGAGGATCCTAAGCTCCTTCCTTCCTTCCCTTCAATGGTGAAAATAAAATCCCAGTTCAGAGAGTGGCTTAATTACCCTAACCCTACTTAATTACCCTTATTTGTGAGAGTGAAGGGGACCCCAGAAAAGAAGGGCTACTGTCCTTCAATTTCAAGATTTTTCCAGTATTGTTGGTGGTGAATATTCTTGTGATTCAGAGCTCATCAATCATTGCAACTGGGAACTGTGCAAAGTTTGTCATGAACCTTAAAttcagggattttttttttcagtcttTTTTAGTTAATGTTTGAGTTGTCCCCTGGAGGTGAATATACTCACTTAAACTGCATTTCAATTTTCATGAAAGTTTCAGGTCATATCATGGCTTTAAAAGGGTAGTAGTTGCAGCTATTTATAGCTTTCTAAATTTAGGGGAGGGTATGATAGAGAGGGAGATGACTTCTTTATCAATTCATTTATTTAAGGCATTCAAGACTACAACATACTGGGTTACTACTATAATGGTCTAAGTTATCATCAGTGTATTTATacattaatataatgaagactTTTCATATCACTCCTCATAATTAGCAAAAATATTGACATATATGACGAACGTTCACAACGAAGATCTAACATTGCAAATGCAAGTAAATAAAAGTATAATATTATAAGTGTTTGAAGATGAGGTAAAGTGAAATATAGTGTCAACTTGCTGATCTAAAGTGATTTTAAGGTTCCAATGCACCTAACAATTTTTAGTCTTAGTTGAGTCACAACAGAAAAATTCCCCCCAAACCACACCCAAAAGTGCTATTTTACCATCCGTTGAAAAACAAATACCACTAGGAGACCGAGGAAAAGAGAAGGGTGGAGATAATCTCTCTGCGTACGGGGGCTTCTTCGCAAAGCCTGATCGAGCTAGATGGCTTATTTGACATTTTGTTGGGATTACAAGTTCTATTTATGATGAATTGGTTAAAGGGGAGAGAATATTTAATGTACCGACGTGTACTTGCACCAACAAGAATGAACGGTTGGATAACATCAAGTACATTTTTTTGTTATAAGAAAAAAGATTGCTTgtaaatataaataattaatataTGTTGGATTTGTTGGTTCACTTGCACCATCAGTGTACAGTGTATAGAAGAATTTTTCATTAAAAGGATAGTGACGGTTCCTTCCCCGAGTAGTGCCAGTTCATGTTTTTTTGCTCATTAGACTTTGGGTTATTCGTACTCTTCTTTTATACCAGGGAAGAAGATGTCGTTGTATCCTCTCTAAGACTTATTTTTACTGAAGCACCAGACTCTGGGCTCTAATTTTTAACTACCTATACTAAAGCTCTAACTCCTTATGAATAGTAATGTCCATATTGGtttactattttacccctcTTTGTTGTTTTATTACGATGCTATTTAACCTTAATAATGAACAGTTGTTGTTTTATTACGATGCTATTTAACCTTAATAATGAACAGTAATATGTGTTATTTTACTATTTTGCCCTTACTCCAAAATCCACCACTCACTACAAATATATACACATAATTTCGGCCTTAATCCATAACTCACACACCATTCAAATGGATGTGTGTGTTGGCAATTTCTAATTTTGTCCTGTTTGGCTATTctataatttaattttttgtcaacttatttttttttttttttgaaaggggtttggaacccagcctagctgggaggctcagccccacgcccggttccatttattatattaatagtaaaattttgcatcgggggggacATAGCACCTATACCCCGAGCTACAGATAAACAATGACaataatcctcatagagaacatcctgtaTAATAGCAGGTGTCTcccctaaccaaacatcatccaCGGAACAACTACTAGCAAGATGTGCAAGCCTatttgcaacaccatttgcttcacggtaaatatgtCGGATTCGAATGGATTGGAAAGCGTCAAAATACTCTTTACAATCATCCAGAACCCGACTTACCTCCGAGAAATTCTTTTCCTCACTCTTGAAGAATAGTTCATTGAGACCCTTTTTGTCAACTTATATTGTGTCAGAGAATATGTgaaattatttaatttttttattgagaCCCTTGAAGAATAGTTCATTATGTGATTTAAGAACATGTcggttaaaaaaaaagaaactttcATAAACCTTGATTTATCTTTTATTGCTCTTCAGGACTTGTCTTAGATATTACGAATCTTATCGATGTAGAACTAGATTCAAGTTTTCAACCAATTTATTTGGACCAATTCCTTTGGCCAGCCACCTAGACTGTAATATATTCACAAGTCTTTGTCAATGGGATTTTTTGACGATTTattaattttgattttcttcAGTAACAGCCCACACTTGCACTCACAATAAATCAACCTACCTTCAACAAGCTCATGGGTTCTTAACTTCTTATACTCTAGAGTCAAGATTTTATAGAAAGATGAAGATCAGAGTCAAAAGTCAAACTTTTCTGATTAAGCTTCCATGgctctttgttcttgcattcaaGCCCATGACAGCTACAGAACTCTCTAATTGAAGCTTTAGAGGGAACATGCATTTCCTGGGTTCACATGCGAAAGGGCTTCAAAAGGGCCATGCAAccaattaaaagaaacaaa encodes the following:
- the LOC133724315 gene encoding uncharacterized protein LOC133724315, whose amino-acid sequence is MAPLMYFKFRKVLLLVSLVVFLFSSTLLLCAAEEDEKLPRIQSASQFLASRKMLELDEEVQPKKIKTKTTTSTPQSSKNQTKLIKPTSSSSKNQTKLLKPLKPNLSSKNQTKLIKPSTNSTKSSSSSSSSPPSIKIGLKKLNSTSKPSNSTKPTSLSSKKTSDLAKLTSPKNKTTKPTTTKQPQTPKPIQKTQKTPTPQKPTKKPVQPSWIEQEDDTDFVSDFTDLPVQFQQTLIPDLEKISTTSKIYLTQANKQMTTRFKPLVGNKYAPTIASIVSCAFLLIPLLLVSLLFNRIKAYFSLQKLLIFIQVYLSIYFSILCLSSLVTGLEPLKFFYATSQSTYICLQVLQTLGYVLYLLLLIMYLILVFSTDSGLGSKMLGLAQTFLGFAVGLHYYMSVFHRAVLRQPPKTNWKVHGIYAMCYLVICLFATAERRKKAYLEEGGEEGKKN